From the genome of Malus sylvestris chromosome 6, drMalSylv7.2, whole genome shotgun sequence, one region includes:
- the LOC126627404 gene encoding probable Ufm1-specific protease — MENVNESTSVRVLCPKLVLDKNEPGLQWLIGSPFFPPHTVVSTVRCIHTDSSSPDYRRESEELRTLLLKGFEVIGALVVANSGDGMSAAGEAIAAARRLRKLLRRENGKKLDSRQVIGGVADCSGGDIQFFVSKSESLTSFEAVNVLYDGHPEKYVWERGCLLRCELPFKLPIYYPVNKPKDSEKMFRHATEAVIAKFKDPKAAYLVEALSKTSAEVPQPVILRGVDLDFDTDLSNVKLAGESAQDSEAGLLSCSHFCLESKKGAPVYSVEHADRIQVSILLNSSDKSEKSTAPVAEYFPALEEAKVLVVDFKLEVLCYSAKGLPLKHAVSKLLIPGLIDQFNLVGNTVLPNLLAQHPQLHPYHFSPPGVLHPITVVYELNYGETEMKQVEVRKSLHLRLGLPFDRPLLRIANALDFSTSRDVVRSDAKWKGSSLLKDVHVGIPSSGVSGGSVSLVQGSYEYYHYLQDAFNDSGWGCAYRSLQTIISWFRLQHYTSVQVPSHREIQQALVEIGDKDPSFIGSHEWIGAIELSFVLDKLLGVSCKVMNVRSGAELPEKCRELALHFETQGTPIMIGGGVLAYTLLGVDYNEASGDCAFLILDPHYTGSDEHKKIVNGGWCGWKKAVDSKGKSFFLHDKFYNLLLPQRPNMV, encoded by the exons ATGGAGAACGTAAACGAGAGTACAAGCGTTCGAGTTCTATGCCCTAAGCTCGTCCTTGACAAGAACGAACCGGGCCTCCAATGGCTGATTGGATCCCCATTTTTCCCGCCACACACCGTCGTCTCCACCGTCAGATGCATCCACACCGATTCCTCCTCTCCCGACTACCGCAGAGAATCAG AAGAGCTTCGGACATTACTGTTGAAAGGATTCGAGGTGATCGGAGCATTGGTCGTTGCAAATTCCGGTGATGGAATGAGCGCCGCCGGCGAGGCAATTGCTGCGGCACGAAGGCTGCGGAAGCTGCTCCGcagagaaaatggaaaaaaattggatagtCGACAAGTAATTGGTGGTGTTGCGGATTGTAGTGGCGGCGACATTCAGTTTTTCGTGTCGAAATCCGAGAGCTTGACCAGCTTTGAAGCTGTGAATGTGTTGTATGATGGTCATCCTGAAAAGTATGTTTGGGAGAGGGGCTGTCTGCTCCGGTGTGAGCTTCCGTTTAAGCTGCCAATCTATTATCCAGTTAACAAGCCAAAGG ATtcagaaaagatgtttcggcATGCAACTGAAGCAGTTATTGCAAAATTCAAAGATCCAAAGGCTGCGTACTTGGTAGAAGCATTAAGCAAAACATCTGCCGAAGTACCCCAACCTGTCATCCTCCGCGGTGTAGATTTGGATTTTGACACAGATCTCTCAAATGTCAAACTTGCGGGAGAAAGCGCCCAAGATTCTGAGGCTGGTCTTTTGTCATGTTCCCACTTCTGTTTAGAAAGTAAAAAAGGTGCACCGGTATATTCTGTTGAG CATGCAGATAGAATCCAAGTAAGCATTCTGCTGAATAGTTCGGATAAGTCAGAAAAATCTACGGCACCCGTTGCAGAATATTTTCCAG CTTTGGAAGAAGCCAAAGTTTTGGTGGTCGATTTTAAGCTAGAAGTGCTCTGCTATTCAGCCAAGGGTCTCCCACTGAAGCATGCAGTTTCAAAGTTATTGATCCCGGGGTTGATTGATCAGTTTAATTTAGTGGGAAATACAGTCCTACCCAACCTCTTAGCACAACATCCTCAG CTACATCCATATCACTTTAGCCCTCCTGGTGTTCTGCATCCGATCACTGTTGTCTATGAACTCAACTATGGGGAAACAGAAATGAAGCAAG TTGAAGTTAGAAAATCTTTACACTTAAGACTGGGTTTACCTTTTGATCGTCCTCTTCTAAGAATTGCCAACGCTCTCGATTTCTCTACATCGAGGGATGTTGTAAGGAGTGATGCAAAGTGGAAAG GTTCTAGTTTGCTCAAAGATGTACACGTTGGGATTCCAAGCAGTGGCG TTTCTGGGGGCAGTGTGTCTTTGGTGCAAGGCTCTTATGAATACTACCATTATCTACAAGATGCCTTTAATGATTCG GGTTGGGGTTGTGCTTATCGCTCTCTACAAACGATCATTTCATGGTTCAGACTCCAACACTACACATCCGTACAAGTTCCTTCTCATAG GGAAATACAGCAGGCACTTGTAGAGATTGGTGATAAAGATCCTTCTTTCATCGGGTCACACGAATGGATTGGCGCCATCGAGTTGAGCTTTGTCCTGGACAAGCTATTGGGT GTTAGTTGCAAAGTCATGAATGTCCGATCTGGTGCTGAGCTTCCCGAAAAATGTCGAGAGCTGGCCTTACACTTCGAGACTCAAGGAACACCTATTATGATTG GTGGTGGAGTTCTGGCATATACGCTATTGGGAGTTGATTACAACGAAGCAAGCGGAGATTGCGCGTTCCTAATACTCGATCCTCACTACACAGGCAGTGACGAACACAAGAAAATTGTAAATGGCGGATGGTGCGGGTGGAAAAAGGCTGTCGATAGCAAGGGAAAGAGTTTCTTTTTGCATGATAAGTTCTATAATCTTCTGCTTCCACAGAGGCCTAATATGGTTTGA
- the LOC126627409 gene encoding uncharacterized protein LOC126627409, which yields MEPDLPSRSNRKRPIPELSDSDSDSDRPTAERKVKFPKGKKAKREDEPVKIRRADEDDDDEIGGEFPDPRFAAKEREKRRRFGDDGIGDDVSAAEVAYGEELDYDNFVDDGIQMDPFNLEKERKEGYFDAEGNFVEYAEGNRVKDAWLDSVEAGVTKLHVPKPKTEDDAADLPPEDEDIGKIKRRIADVLEEGETVLRALRRLKGDKKVKMSPETKRVFDQLTEDAVTLMDKHGEYDVNHEKKEIFEREAQGYETLARARLEGIPAAPVGNDNNGGESAGDGYDMFGEDDDEEDANAAARPSDSNGAGAGSSEGQNDYVFDENSGYYYSSSLGYYYDPSTGLFCSAASGVWYSYNEETGAYDEVPHHDQAASAAAATTTGVN from the coding sequence ATGGAACCAGATCTTCCGTCGCGATCCAATCGCAAGCGCCCCATCCCTGAGCTCTCCGACTCCGATTCCGATTCCGACAGACCCACGGCGGAAAGGAAGGTTAAGTTTCCCAAGGGGAAGAAGGCGAAACGGGAAGACGAACCCGTGAAGATACGCAGAGCCGACGAGGACGACGACGACGAGATCGGGGGTGAGTTTCCGGACCCCCGTTTCGCCGCCAAAGAGCGCGAGAAGCGGCGGCGGTTCGGGGACGACGGGATCGGCGACGATGTCTCCGCCGCGGAAGTCGCGTACGGCGAGGAATTGGATTACGACAACTTCGTGGACGACGGGATTCAGATGGACCCTTTCAACTTAGAGAAGGAGAGGAAAGAGGGGTATTTCGATGCCGAGGGGAATTTCGTGGAGTATGCCGAGGGGAATCGCGTGAAGGATGCTTGGCTTGATAGTGTTGAAGCTGGGGTTACGAAATTACATGTTCCCAAGCCGAAAACCGAAGATGATGCGGCGGATTTGCCACCGGAAGATGAAGATATTGGGAAGATTAAGAGGCGCATTGCCGACGTGCTCGAGGAAGGCGAAACGGTGTTGCGGGCTCTGAGGAGGTTGAAGGgggacaagaaggtgaagatGTCACCGGAGACGAAGAGGGTTTTCGACCAGCTGACTGAGGACGCTGTGACGCTGATGGACAAGCACGGGGAGTACGATGTGAATCATGAGAAGAAGGAGATTTTCGAAAGGGAGGCTCAAGGGTACGAGACTTTAGCTAGGGCAAGACTCGAAGGCATCCCGGCCGCGCCAGTTGGGAATGATAACAATGGTGGTGAATCTGCTGGAGATGGATATGATATGTTTGGtgaggatgatgatgaagaagatgctAATGCTGCTGCTAGACCCTCGGATTCTAACGGAGCAGGAGCCGGTTCGTCTGAAGGGCAGAATGATTATGTGTTTGATGAGAATTCGGGGTACTATTACAGCAGCAGTTTGGGGTACTATTACGATCCATCCACAGGACTCTTTTGCTCTGCTGCATCTGGGGTTTGGTACTCATACAATGAGGAGACTGGCGCGTATGATGAAGTTCCTCACCACGATCAGGCTGCTTCTGCTGCGGCCGCCACCACCACCGGTGTGAATTGA
- the LOC126627397 gene encoding pentatricopeptide repeat-containing protein At5g50280, chloroplastic: protein MALIRHQLSPPPSLPSSRSHPPPNHHFPKPCLFVFSKNLRLFSLYSAPPTPSSLSSAPIFLPFLQNQEEEDEDETEEETEEPPALEEDEEEEEDPDDPILRFFKSRTSTQDPEREGKFSLQKNRRSAWRLADGTHLADESEPEIGVKKLLGEQKQVGPIKFGSNASPEGIVQEILQKARTLPQNLTLGEALGGFEGRVGEKECVKILEVMGEEGLLVGCLYFFEWMGLQEPSLVTPRACSVLFPMLGRAGMGDKLMILFRNLPAKKEFWDVHVYNAAISGLMCSKRYDDAWKVYVTMEANNTLPDHVTCSIMITVMRKVGRSAKDSWQFFERMNRKGVRWSQEVLGALIKSFCDEGLKREALIIQVEMEKKGVSSNAIVYNTLMDAFCNSNQVEEAEGLFAEMKSKGIKPTAATFNVLMSAYSRKMEPEIVEKLLVEMQDMGLKPNVKSYTCLISAYGRQKKMSDMAADAFLRMKKVGIRPTSHSYTALIHAFSVSGWHEKAYIAFENMQKEGLKPSIETYTAILDAFRRAGDAQMLMKIWKLMIKEKIVGTKVTYNTLLDGFAKQGHYVEARDVISEFGNVGLQPTVMTYNMLMNAYARGGQHSKLPQLLKEMAALKLKPDSVTYSTMIYAYVRVRDFRRAFFYHKQMVKNGQVPDARSYEKLRSILDVKAARKNKKDKSAILGIINSKMGLLKVKKKGKKDEFWKNKNKRYVRTDNSE, encoded by the exons ATGGCTCTCATCCGCCACCAACTCTCTCCTCCTCCGTCACTTCCCTCCTCCCGCAGCCACCCTCCACCAAACCACCACTTCCCAAAACCCTGCCTCTTCGTATTCTCCAAAAACCTCAGACTCTTCTCTCTCTACTCAGCTCCGCCCActccctcctctctctcctccgccCCCATTTTCCTCCCCTTTCTTCAAAACCAagaggaagaagacgaagacgaaACTGAAGAAGAAACAGAAGAGCCACCAGCActcgaagaagatgaagaagaggaggaggacccAGATGACCCAATTCTCAGATTCTTCAAGTCCCGCACTTCAACCCAAGACCCTGAGCGCGAAGGCAAGTTCTCTCTCCAAAAGAACCGCCGCTCCGCTTGGCGTTTGGCTGACGGTACCCACCTCGCAGACGAATCGGAACCCGAAATCGGCGTCAAAAAACTGCTCGGAGAACAGAAACAAGTTGGTCCAATCAAATTTGGTTCAAATGCATCGCCTGAGGGAATTGTCCAAGAGATTCTGCAAAAGGCAAGGACTTTGCCGCAGAATTTGACGTTGGGAGAGGCTTTGGGGGGTTTCGAAGGAAGGGTTGGGGAGAAAGAGTGTGTGAAAATATTGGAGGTGATGGGTGAGGAGGGGTTATTGGTGGGTTGCTTGTATTTCTTTGAGTGGATGGGTTTGCAGGAGCCGTCTCTCGTTACGCCTCGGGCGTGTTCGGTTTTGTTTCCGATGCTGGGGAGAGCTGGAATGGGGGATAAGTTGATGATTTTGTTTAGGAATTTACCGGCCAAGAAGGAGTTCTGGGATGTTCATGTGTATAATGCTGCAATTTCGGGCTTAATGTGCTCCAAGAG GTACGATGACGCTTGGAAGGTGTATGTGACTATGGAAGCAAATAATACCCTTCCGGATCATGTGACATGTTCAATCATGATTACTGTCATGAGAAAAGTTGGACGTAGTGCAAAAGATTCATGGCAGTTCTTCGAGAGAATGAACAGGAAAGGTGTCAGATGGAGTCAAGAAGTTTTAGGTGCTCTTATAAAATCATTCTGTGATGAGGGGTTGAAGAGAGAAGCCCTTATCATTCAAGTAGAAATGGAGAAGAAAGGGGTCTCATCAAACGCCATTGTGTATAACACTTTAATGGATGCCTTCTGTAATTCAAACCAAGTTGAAGAAGCTGAAGGTCTCTTTGCCGAGATGAAATCAAAAGGGATTAAACCAACAGCTGCCACCTTCAATGTTCTAATGAGTGCATACAGCAGAAAAATGGAGCCGGAGATTGTTGAGAAGCTGCTGGTCGAAATGCAGGATATGGGACTAAAGCCAAATGTCAAATCCTATACTTGTCTTATCAGTGCATATGGGAGgcagaagaagatgagtgaTATGGCTGCGGATGCTTTTTTGAGGATGAAGAAGGTTGGTATTCGTCCAACATCACATTCTTATACAGCTCTTATTCACGCGTTTTCAGTCAGCGGCTGGCATGAGAAGGCTTACATTGCATTCGAAAACATGCAAAAAGAAGGACTAAAGCCCTCCATAGAAACCTATACTGCTATACTGGATGCATTTAGGCGTGCTGGTGACGCGCAGATGTTGATGAAAATTTGGAAACTGATGATCAAAGAGAAGATTGTGGGGACTAAGGTGACATACAACACTCTTCTCGATGGATTTGCCAAACAAGGGCACTATGTGGAAGCAAGAGATGTGATTTCCGAATTTGGTAATGTAGGCTTGCAGCCAACTGTGATGACATATAATATGCTGATGAATGCGTATGCACGGGGAGGGCAACACTCAAAGTTGCCACAGCTGTTGAAAGAGATGGCAGCTCTCAAGTTAAAACCTGATTCTGTAACTTACTCGACCATGATTTATGCCTATGTTCGTGTTCGTGATTTCAGACGAGCATTTTTCTACCACAAGCAAATGGTAAAAAATGGACAAGTGCCAGATGCCAGGTCTTATGAGAAGCTTAGGTCAATTTTGGATGTGAAGGCTGCACGGAAGAACAAAAAGGACAAGAGTGCTATACTTGGTATAATTAATAGCAAAATGGGTTTGTTGAAAGTTAAAAAGAAGGGAAAGAAAGATGAGTTCtggaagaacaagaacaagcgTTATGTCAGAACCGATAACTCAGAGTGA
- the LOC126627399 gene encoding MA3 DOMAIN-CONTAINING TRANSLATION REGULATORY FACTOR 1-like, translating to MASSEGFLTNEQREMLKIASQNVEVLSSSPKSPTSFLSEHHVKAPAGGKAPTAGIAARHVRRSHSGKFVRVKKEGGGGKGTWGKLLDTDGEATLDRNDPNYDSGEEPYQLVESTVTDPLDEYKKAVVSIIEEYFSTGDVAVAASDLKELGSSQYHSYFIKRLVSIALDRHDKEKEMASVLLSSLYADVISPPQIKDGFFILLESADDLAVDIPDAVDILALFLARAVVDDILPPAFCTRAKKALPESSKGVQVIQTAEKSYLSAPHHAELVERRWGGSTHITVEEVKKKIAGLLREYVESGDTSEACRCIRELGVPFFHHEVVKRALVLAMEIQTAEPLVIKLLKEAAEEGLISSSQMVKGFSRLVESLDDLALDIPSAVSLFQSLVLEATNGGWLDASFLKSSNEDGDAQVEDEKVRRYKKEIVPIIHEYFLSDDIPELIRSLEDLGVPQYNPLFLKKLITLAMDRKNREKEMASVLLSALHIEIFSTEDIVNGFVLLLESAEDTELDILDASNELALFLARAVIDDVLAPLNLEEIGSKLPPNSSGSETVRSAQSLTSARHAGERLLRCWGGGTGWAVEDAKDKIAKLLEEFESGGVLSEACQCIRDLGMPFFNHEVVKKALVMAMEKKNDRMLDLLQECFSEGLITINQMTKGFTRVKDGLDDLALDIPNAREKFSFYVDQAQEKGWLLPAFGSPAADGSH from the exons ATGGCCTCGAGTGAGGGATTTCTGACGAATGAGCAGAGGGAGATGTTAAAAATTGCCAGCCAGAATGTGGAGGTTTTGTCGTCATCACCGAAATCCCCTACATCTTTTCTGTCTGAACACCATGTAAAAGCCCCTGCTGGTGGGAAGGCACCAACAGCTGGGATAGCTGCGAGGCATGTACGCCGGTCACACTCAGGGAAGTTCGTGCGAGTAAAGAAGG AGGGAGGTGGTGGAAAGGGCACGTGGGGAAAACTTCTTGACACTGATGGCGAAGCCACTCTTGATCGCAATGACCCTAACTATGACAGTGGCGAG GAACCATATCAACTTGTTGAGTCAACTGTCACAGATCCCTTGGATGAATACAAGAAAGCTGTCGTTTCCATCATCGAGGAATACTTCAGCACTGGTGATGTGGCAGTGGCTGCATCTGACCTCAAAGAACTAGGCTCAAGTCAATATCATTCTTACTTCATTAAGCGACTTGTTTCCATTGCCTTGGATAGGCAtgataaggagaaagaaatgGCTTCGGTTTTGCTTTCATCTTTGTATGCTGATGTCATTAGTCCTCCCCAGATTAAAGATGGATTTTTCATCCTTCTTGAATCTGCTGATGACCTCGCAGTGGACATACCGGATGCAGTAGACATCCTCGCTTTGTTTCTTGCTCGTGCAGTGGTTGATGACATCCTTCCCCCAGCCTTCTGCACCAGGGCAAAGAAGGCACTCCCAGAATCTTCAAAGGGCGTTCAAGTAATCCAGACTGCTGAGAAGAGCTATCTTTCAGCTCCACACCATGCAGAACTTGTGGAAAGGAGGTGGGGTGGTAGCACCCACATTACTGTTGAAGaggtgaagaaaaaaattgctGGTCTACTGAGGGAATACGTGGAAAGTGGAGACACTTCTGAGGCTTGTAGGTGCATAAGGGAGTTAGGTGTTCCATTCTTTCATCATGAGGTTGTGAAGAGGGCTTTGGTTCTTGCCATGGAGATTCAAACAGCTGAACCGCTAGTAATTAAGCTGTTAAAGGAAGCAGCTGAAGAAGGCCTGATTAGTTCTAGTCAAATGGTAAAGGGCTTTTCTCGATTGGTAGAGAGCCTTGACGACCTTGCTCTTGACATTCCGTCAGCAGTCAGCTTGTTCCAGTCCCTGGTACTCGAGGCGACAAATGGAGGTTGGCTTGATGCTTCCTTTTTGAAATCATCGAATGAAGATGGTGATGCACAAGTTGAAGATGAAAAAGTGAGGCGGTACAAGAAAGAGATTGTGCCCATAATCCATGAATATTTTCTCTCAGATGATATCCCAGAACTGATCCGGAGCCTTGAAGATCTTGGGGTACCTCAATATAATCCACTATTCTTGAAGAAGCTGATCACCCTTGCAATGGATCGCAAGAACCGTGAAAAGGAAATGGCATCTGTTTTGCTTTCTGCCCTTCACATTGAGATCTTTTCAACCGAGGACATAGTTAATGGCTTTGTCTTGCTTCTGGAATCTGCAGAGGATACAGAATTGGACATTTTGGATGCTTCGAACGAGCTTGCTCTTTTCCTGGCAAGGGCTGTAATTGATGATGTTTTAGCTCCTCTGAATTTGGAAGAAATTGGCAGCAAGTTGCCACCAAATAGCAGTGGAAGTGAGACTGTTCGATCAGCTCAGTCTCTGACTTCTGCTCGTCATGCTGGCGAGAGGCTCCTGAGATGTTGGGGAGGCGGGACTGGCTGGGCTGTGGAGGATGCGAAGGACAAGATAGCAAAGCTGCTAGAGGAGTTTGAGAGTGGGGGCGTTCTGAGCGAAGCCTGCCAGTGCATTCGGGATCTAGGGATGCCCTTCTTCAACCATGAGGTGGTGAAGAAGGCACTGGTCATGGCCATGGAAAAGAAGAACGACAGAATGCTAGACCTGCTTCAGGAGTGCTTCAGTGAAGGACTGATCACAATCAACCAGATGACTAAAGGCTTCACCCGAGTCAAGGATGGGCTAGATGATCTGGCTCTTGACATTCCAAACGCGAGAGAGAAGTTCAGCTTCTACGTGGATCAGGCGCAGGAGAAGGGGTGGCTCCTCCCTGCCTTCGGATCACCTGCTGCGGATGGCTCGCACTAA